Below is a genomic region from Henckelia pumila isolate YLH828 chromosome 3, ASM3356847v2, whole genome shotgun sequence.
CTAGATTTGGTTAAGTACGTCGATAGAAATTTTGAAGGACCGGCTCTGCTGCCTGATGTAAGATATGATTTTTAGTTCTCCTTTTCTGAATGTGGTTTTTTGTTTCTTCCattgtatttttatataaataaatcttaATGTGAGGGCCCACAGGATCCAGCCAAACAGAAATTTGCTGAGGAGTTGATAGCCTATAGTGATACATTCATAAACAATGTGTATACATCATTCAGAGGAGACGCCGTCAAAGAATCTGGTATTGTTGTAGTCTCTCATTTTCTTACTCCATAAGTCTGTGCATCATGATATTGATcggtttaaaattttgtgaattttttttgttacaCAGCTGCTGGATTTGATTACCTGGAAACTGCCCTTCATAAGTTTGATGATGGATCATTCTTCCTTGGACAATTCAGTCAGGTAATTGATTTTTCATCCCATGATTCACCTCCTGACCATTGTTCCCCCGGCATATAATGTATTGAACCGTAACAAAAAAGAGAGAATCTTAGAAAATTCTATAGAACTTCTGGATATAATTTGGAGTTGGTTTTGGATAATGGTAAATAATGTGATTGGTTATATTAGATGCTGTGTGATGATTGCTAGAGAAAGTAGTGTGACAAAAGGGTGATCATAATTTCACAAAAAAGATATTTCAGATTCAAAATGACGCGTGTTTTCCCAAAATATGGAACTATTTTTCATGATAAAGGATAAGTTGGAATGTGTTATTTGAAATGCTAAAACTCCTTCGGATGACCTACTATTTTTTTAACATGCCACATGAGTAGATCTTTAGCTTGGATTTGTCTAATTAATGTCAATCAATGTGCAGGTAGATGCTGTTTATGCTCCATTTCTGGAAAGGTTTCACATCATTTTCCAAGAGATATTCAAACACGACATTACATCTGGCAGGCCAAAACTTGCAGCATGGATTGAGGTATTTGACCCATTCATTAGTGAAAGGTTTTGATGCTAAAACATGCACTGTTCTCTCGAATCGTCTTATACCTGGAGGTGTTTCAGTAGTTATCGAAATAGTTGCTTGCACTATGAACAGTTGACAGCCTCCTTAGATGTGGTGTTGGATTATTTTGCTGTTTCACTCGTTGGAGGTGTAGATGTCACTTGGCGTGTAAAGATTAGAATGCATATTGCTGTTGGAGTTCTATTTTTACAGCCAATGACATTGTTATTTCGTTATTAGGATCCCATGCTTTGGTTTTTGCTTTGTTGCAATTGTGAAAATGCTTGAACCTTTTCAAGAGGCTATATCTTGCCCACGGTTTTTTGTCCTAATTAAAGCAAGTCTTTAGAAATAATAGCCTCTCCAGTGATTTAAAATTTCCTTGCTCCTCCACATCCTGTATCTGCAAAATGAACTTGATGGGGTGTGCCAGCCATATCTGCTATGTCTCAGTGCTCTTATCATGAGGGTGTTTGATGTGGATCTTAGATTATggcatatttaaataaaatcaaaatcaaaagagtATTGAAGCTAGTTTTCCATTCATATCCTTCTTGGTTTTCTTGTGGATGAATGCtcttatactttatttttagCTATGCAACCGATGAAATACCATGTAAGCTATTAGCCTTTGGATCATATAAACTATATATACGAAATCTCAGAAACTTCATCTGAGCCTTACAAATTGATTGCTCATGTGTTCATCTCTCTGCGCATCTGAAATTCTTGAGCATGCAAATTTTTGTCCAGGCGATAAATAAGATCGATGCCTACAAGCCAACAAAGGTCAACCCAGAAAAACTCCTGGCAGTTACCAAAAAACGTTATTTGGTAACTTCTTCTCGTGCCCAACAAATTTAAtgcttatgtttatttttatgtgatATTCACACTGTTTAATTTACATCTTCTTCATGCAGGGTGAAAGCTAAATTGTGATGATAGACATCTGCTGGTGAAATAATACTGTTTTAGTACTTGTACCACTCAAATATGTACTGAATTGTCAAAACTTTGTTTATGTTCTTGTAATAATAAATACTGTTTGAAATAAAACATGTGGTGAGGTATGTTCTTATTCAAATATGCTGCTATTGCCTATATGTTTGAAGATCTTGTAGTTTATTTAGCTCATAAACTTTGATTTAAATCTTTATGATTTTCATTAAGAATAAACTATTAATAAAACTTTATAGgatgattatatataataattacgTTTTTGGAGGTTAAATCTCTCAACAATTATGTACgctcgattttatttttttatattcattattgaagaaaTCGAATCCAACTAAAATAGGTTCATCGTATGGCTTTCCTGTGCCACCCTTACAAAAATTGACATGAATTAATTTATGATGTGACCTTCTCATATCGctcttatgaaaatatttgcAATTACGAAAGATTTTTGTCAACTTGTTTACGTAATTTTTCTAAATCACATGACCTTATATTATGTATCACTATTATAAGGTAAAGCAAGAGGTGCACATGGAAattgttttgatatttttcaGTGATCGACACTATGATgcatattagattttttttttttaatgaagttATTTGGACTTATTTCCgcaaaactcataaaatattataaaatcaaattatttttttctttttttaatgaTGCATATTAGTTTTTCTTCACCTTTCCACTCATAAAACACTTGTATAAAATTTCTCGGCTCGTCCAAATGAGGCCAAAATTTgacatttttgttatttataggATGCACAAGGGTTTTAttggaaattaaaattattaccaATATAAATGACGatgaaattataattttttgttcaAATACTATCATGACGGCAAAATTATGTCATTTTACGTATTAGGTTCAGGCTGATTTTTTGCCATTGAAATTGAAATTgtattaaggtagtgtttgagagagcttctatAAACCATTtctcatatttttatttataaaattttgaattttggtgaaattttgttaaagaaAAACTGAGAAGTTCTTCATAAAAGCTCTCTCAAATACTATTTGAGAATATACACAAAAACTCAACTGTATCACATGTTAATTTTGTGATACGAATATCCTATTTAGGTCatctattaaaaaatattaatttttttgtcaaaaatattattattattatttattgtaaatatatatGGACATGTTGACGAATAAAAATCACAAATGAGACCATGTTACCAGAGATGTACCGATCATATACACGATACATGAGCTCTTGAATTTTGTAAACATATCACATAAATGCATCAGTATATGGTTTTTCCTCAGATTTCATAAATGTAGTATCAATCTTTTTCATCACACAGCATATTTTCaagtctaattaattaatatacacTAATATGGTGACTCAACACTTAATCTtcctctttatttattttttaaaactttctattttttattatcctaaaataccatatatttaatattatatgccACCACCACATACACCTCTTGATCCATTAGCCATTTTTTCCCAAATAAAAAGGCCTAATTTGACACAAAAATTCGTACTCCATATCAATATTCAAGAAACAAAAAGATCACATATCCGATCAAATGAGCAAAAACTGCATATCCAGCTGTGTGGAAGACGTGCAATCTCCGGTCAGGGCCACCTATGTCAACCTCTACAAGTGGCCGGAATCCGACGCCGAGTTCGTGAAGTCCGCCGCCGTGCACGGCAGCGCGCGGCTGCACGGTAGGGTGATGGACAGCATATCATGCAGGCAAATGTACCTCAGAAGCTACACGTTTTCAAGAAAACAGACTCTGCTTGAAAAAACCCTGAAATGTCTCGCTAAGGTTAGGGAGACGGTGGCAGCGGTGAGGGAAAGGAAGTGGGAGAGCCTCCGGAATATGGAATTCCGGCGGCGCGTGGTGACTACGGAGGTGAAGGACTTCTCCGCCGCCGCGTTTAGAGCCATGTTCCGGCGGCTTCTGTCCTGCACTACTACCTCTGTGGGTGTTCGCGTGGAGGAACTTGACTTTTGAAAAAAggtttatttaataatttatttccttataatataattaatatatatatatacatacatacatacatacgcGTGTTAAATTTAATGTTGTGTCGTGTCAATTTTCATTAATTACTATGAATATGGGGATATttgtgaattttattttattttataacagGGCATTTGTGAATTTTatggtttattttattttcattttaccgGTGCTCTGTTTAATTTGCGTCTAATTAGCTTGATAGGATTGATAATTCAATTTATATCAATAAGATAAGATACGATTCATACTTtccatgaaaaataataattttaaaatgaataataatattttttttcatgaatatgaGTCAATAGGAGATTCATCGcacaaataataattttaaaatgaaaaataatatttttttttcatcaataTGAGTTAATAAGAGATTCATCACACAAAATTTATTTGCAAAAGCCGTTTGATAGGAATTTTTCTGCTGAATTTAACATTTGTtgcaattttatatttattaaattaaaattacaaaatatatatatatatatatatattgatggtAAACTCTAGGTCATCGAATAAAACGGTGGCTCAGCTAAATTTTGTTGCAACAAGAAACGTAGCTACCCTTGATCAAGTAACCTAACATAACCAAGATATAGTAAttgtataaattatatataattcaatTTCTTGACTAAAAATATTCATTTATCATTTTATCAAAGGTCTTTTTCACCATTTCCAGGTGTTGTAATGACTAATTGAGTTTGTACATATTTAATTCTTGAAATATCGGGGTGGCAAGATTTTTTTGCAAAAGATttgataatatatgatatttattaGGAAGCGTGTAAAGTATGGGAGGAGACGTGCCCAGGAAACTagttttaaaaagattattTATGCACATAATACACTACTAATCCAAACTAATTATTTTCGAGCATGCCTATTAGGATTTCATAGATTTATATCTATGTGACGGGTGAACTCGACCAATATCtgtaatgaaaaataatatttttaacattaaaagtaatatttttttgataaattgAGTTAAATAAAGATATGTTTCAAAAAATTAACTTATGATATTGTTatatgtaaacgtgtgattttttttttcacgtgAAAAAAACCAATATGAAACAATTGTTATCCGAGTTTATAATTACGCATGGTTTTGCTGGTGTGTGACACATAATTAATATACTATTTACCACTTAGATGAAATGACAAGTAATATAacgtaataaaaaataaataataaattatagttaatataatattaaatttgattgatagattatagtttatttgatttgattgataaaattttatataaaatgttaaatgatcattttattcttttacattaaataaaatataaataatattatatataaaatgtaatatattaatttaaatttaatgatttgattaatgtaagataaattattaatgatttgattgatgtaaaattaataattaagagATTGTTAAATAATATAACGAGAAGAACAcaagattaaataaaataaattatacgaGAATTAATAATATTCTGTGCCAAACGGAGCCGGAGTGTACGACTTATACGATGCATCCATAAATGAAGTATGAACGATTTGATATGGAAGGTGTATCATCTCGATTAGAGGAGAGTACAAaggatattaataaataaataaacaaataaaaagtaTTCGatgaatattatttaaaaaaatttattttatatgcacatagttttaatttatattacaaGTTATGATTACATATAGTGATATGTCTAAGATATAAACCCTACCATGGGAGCCACTCTTCAAACTTCGTATCACATATTTGGGGCTATTACATAtagttttagattttttttggaAGCAAATACACATAATTTTAGATATTTTATTCCAAATGTGGTAAGACTTGACGTACGGTATGGGCTTTCAAAGGTATGTGACGTTATGTTGAATTGGAATATATTATATACTCGGCCTGGGGGGTGGGAACTACTAAACATAGAGGCATATAAGATGGCGGATTGCAAAAGACTCATGGATGTTACGACCTAGCTCTACAAACCCATAACAAACCCCAACGCAAGTCCAGGTACTACATAGTGCAAGAATGAGGCTACAAGTCAAGGAATAATTTCTGGTTTTACAGAGGGCCTTCCGAAAGATGGGGAAATCGCGTGCACTTGCGCGAAGAAGTTTACCTTTTGGTAGAAATGTTGTATATGCAGACGCAATACCATTGTTTTTGACATCTTTTGTAAAAACATCCAGATTACTTCAAGCATTTTCTGTTCTTTATAGGAGTGAAGACGCCTAATAAATACTGTGGTGAGATAATTGGTGTGCATAggcatatatattaaaattctaTGTGATACAGGGATAACATTGTACAATCTTTCTGAACCAGTATAACAAGATGAAAATTTGATCAGACGTGGGTACGAAACTTAGCAAAACCATAATCTTCACCCGTAATTCACATTCAGCAAAGAAATTGTAAAGAACGAAAAAAGTGTCCCCGAATAAGTGCAGAAAACACATGCTCCTCGGATCGTTCAAACTACTTTCAAAAACATGGCCTATAAGTAGAATATCTACCCCTTCTTTACCCGCATCTAAATTTTCTTGGAACCTTAATCAAGCAATAGTATACTATGCAAGATAGGCAACCTAGAtcaatttatataaataaagaaGTCTACCGGCGACATCTTAAATGTAAAGGGCGACATCTTGACGAAGTAAGGCAAAATGGTAAACTTAATAGCATAACTATGCATCAGTCCTACACTAGCAAGATTGCTTCTCTtctttgtaattttaattaggAGCATGGTGTAGTTACATGTACATCTATCTGTTCAATCATAACGTAATCATCAAGATTCGATGGCAAATGCATTCGAAAAACACAATTATATTCTGAGGTCGACGGCTGAGTTCATATGCCAAAACCCATTGGCAACAGTTTTCTAGCAAGATGAAAAAACATGACAAACCTAACATCTACCACATAAAAGTATAATTTCAGGTTTTAAAAAATACCAAAGCGACAAAAGTGAGCTTAGGAAAGGAAGGCATGGTATATCACAAACAAAGGCAGTAGCCAAGAGGAGCTTTATACTTAGACTTGGCTCGAGACAGACATTAACCAAAATTTGTTGCTGACAATTTAGAGACAATATGCTAAATGCGAATTTTTCTGCACCCACTCAGAATAAATGCAGCAAAACATATTTTACATTGTCATGGAAGAATAACTTCACCGTTCAAGCTACGAGCAGGATAGCGCATAAAGTAATAACTCAAAaaaggtaaaaaaaattattctgaaTCAAACTAGCAGTCATCAACACAATCATAATAGAAATTTAGAGGACAAAGCTGCTTTACATGAAAACGGTATGAATTGCTAACCACATAATTGACTGATATTCTGGGATAAAACAAGGAGGATCAGCTGAAAAACACAACCACCTTTAACAAGAGGACTTTACTTGGTGACGAAGAAACAACACAACAGATGAAGACTCATATATAAAGCAAAGATGTGTAAACAACAACCAATCACGGACCCATAAAACATTTCCATAACCCAAAGGAAATCTCACAACCCGAACCAATAAACGACGCGAACTCATCCGGATTAGGGTTCTCCCCACGGGGCAAATGTCATCTCTAGTTAGAATTACACTCAGGTAAAAGACCATTTTGCAGTAAAAGAGACAGTGTCCCAagccatttttggaaatgtcGCACAATCTTGATAGTTACCAACTATATCCTAGTTCATTTAACAAAGAAATTATATCAAAAAGTAATCACCTGCAAAACCATTCAGATAAAGACTCGTAAATAAGATGTGAAGGACAACAACCAATTACAGAGCCATAAAACATTTCCAAAATCCAAAGGCGAACTATAAGATCAAAGTAAAAGTTTCTCTTTGGAGAATTTAAGTGAAAGAGAGAAACAGGTACACAGCTTAACTTTAAGAGAAATACATCTATAGATTGGCTAAAcaaactcaaaatcttcaaatGTGAGGTTGGTTTAAACACAAAAAAGAGTACCATTTTGAATCTCCAACTCAAAGCTCGAATTCTTCATCCCGGAGGGCCAACTCCGCTGCTTCTTCATCCTCTTCATCAAGTACAAAGTACTCATTCCTTTCCACTGGCCTAAACATGTAAAAGATCACAGCATAAAATGCAAGACTAGCAATTTCCTCAGCTGCATTGGCCACCCATTGGTACTTATAAGCAGCAATCGTCCGAAGTGCAAACACCACAATCCTCGTGAAGTAAAGGTACCCGATAACTACAATATAAAACTGCCTAAAAAGAGTCAATTTGGCTAGATTCCTTGCAGCCTTCCCATCGGTCTTAGATGTCTCCCTCAATGACCTGATCGACCATACTATCGGAAAAATAATTGCACAACAACAGATGATATCCACCAACAAGAAAACCTGATTCCAAGTAACCCAATCCTTAATAAAAGGGCCTGTCTCCCCAATGACAACGGAAGCCACATTTGCCAAAACTTGCAATGGGATCACAATCATCAACACCTTCTTCTCCCTCTCCTGCAAGAAAGGCTTCAAGAACGACCACCCAGTACCAATCAAAATTATCACTGTAAACAGCAAGACAACCCTAATAAACTGGAAAATGTAAAACAACACATCCCATCCATGCGGCGTTCCAGTAACCTTCACATAATGCTTATCCTCAGCCGCAGCCAACAAATTCAACGCCTTCATAATCACCAATAACCCCATCAAGGCGTGAATCCGATGAACAACCTTCCTATTTTTCAAACATATAAAAATCCAGAAGCCCATAAACGCAAAATAAACAACCGAGAAACAAAAATATAACGAAGGCAACTGAGTCAGCCCGGCCGATAAAAAGTCCTTCACGTGACCATCGAGATTATAAAGCTCCGTGCGCACCTCCATCGACACTGTAGAATCAGG
It encodes:
- the LOC140887781 gene encoding glutathione S-transferase L3-like translates to MAATAVFEVLPPILDSTSDPPPLFDGTTRLYISDICPYAQRVWIVRNYKGLQDEVKLVPIDLQNRPAWYKEKVYPGNKVPSLEHNGKVIGESLDLVKYVDRNFEGPALLPDDPAKQKFAEELIAYSDTFINNVYTSFRGDAVKESAAGFDYLETALHKFDDGSFFLGQFSQVDAVYAPFLERFHIIFQEIFKHDITSGRPKLAAWIEAINKIDAYKPTKVNPEKLLAVTKKRYLGES
- the LOC140888205 gene encoding uncharacterized protein, with the translated sequence MSKNCISSCVEDVQSPVRATYVNLYKWPESDAEFVKSAAVHGSARLHGRVMDSISCRQMYLRSYTFSRKQTLLEKTLKCLAKVRETVAAVRERKWESLRNMEFRRRVVTTEVKDFSAAAFRAMFRRLLSCTTTSVGVRVEELDF
- the LOC140890974 gene encoding protein CANDIDATE G-PROTEIN COUPLED RECEPTOR 7-like: MTKLPFLLLVLVFSLIAILPPSAAEIKTLKFSSDSRAMILFERFGFTHTGQANISVSSVSVDSPGASADPSHLGFFLLSEESLIQVLIELQQTPSFCVLDSRYITHLFTFRDLSPPPRSSFEHSYPITSPNEYSLFFANCAPDSTVSMEVRTELYNLDGHVKDFLSAGLTQLPSLYFCFSVVYFAFMGFWIFICLKNRKVVHRIHALMGLLVIMKALNLLAAAEDKHYVKVTGTPHGWDVLFYIFQFIRVVLLFTVIILIGTGWSFLKPFLQEREKKVLMIVIPLQVLANVASVVIGETGPFIKDWVTWNQVFLLVDIICCCAIIFPIVWSIRSLRETSKTDGKAARNLAKLTLFRQFYIVVIGYLYFTRIVVFALRTIAAYKYQWVANAAEEIASLAFYAVIFYMFRPVERNEYFVLDEEDEEAAELALRDEEFEL